A DNA window from Myxocyprinus asiaticus isolate MX2 ecotype Aquarium Trade chromosome 15, UBuf_Myxa_2, whole genome shotgun sequence contains the following coding sequences:
- the LOC127452817 gene encoding PHD finger protein 20-like protein 1 isoform X8, translated as MSKKPPNRPGIAFEVGARVEAQDYLQKWYPSRIEKIDYDEGKMLVHFDRWSHRYDEWILWDSKRLRPLERPALRKEGVKEEEMSELRDGEEVLARWTDCRYYPAKIESINKEGTYTVQFYDGVIRCVKRIHIKSMPEDAKGQQDWIALVKAATAAAKSKGGSRPRTSANSNKDREDRKEQRSDEELDNEEDEDSESEKLAADLESEEEDSKPAAKDVESTAMKRRSKRQGNMCSRKRTRLSKGTGCPDTESESKTEPKELPVTTQQKMSGEASLAEERPQSASDQRAPAPLSTPAPSPCKSRSRRFKHDSGESTSSSQNITTAPEPSPSPSSTQTLPDSAHTAPLNSPQRRRRSQRLVTSSDQTSPNSPHMRDSISHPPPTDSSQKTNEDCCTAVKTEASSQKPVSGSTSSAPPAGSAHSPIAEKDKMTDMLPSNQTALGENSPSIVIAAGQKLPSRMPKTNKHTREPIINTKKSDDPTAPNESLIDLDHNKFKCKVPGCSKAFRKAKLLDYHLKYYHNTEKEMDGKVCSPERMGRTRATSASMPTSTLSDTPENKRRRTVSTSSCRFPYGSLSSQGFMLQMDSTGYVRPPKFCKKKRSSASISSDSTEVSLPPPPFDNHHDRFLKKDKHLDAAGLCIKTERKFKLEEKCQLFAKKRDKDRRDRKEKDLFRIKQKKKKKKKKKSKQHCYSDLEEMSLAYLDRQSSPLHHSSSSAFSKHSTFQYPRAILSVDLTGENLSDIDFLEDSTTESLLFSGDEYNQDLDSIAMEDFQDEDDDGDDEIVRCICEMDEENGFMIQCEECMCWQHSVCMGLLEDSIPEQYICYICRDPPGQRWSAKYRHDKDWLQKGHMYGLSFLTENYSHQNAKKIVSTHQLLADVYSVKNLLHGLQLKMDILQNKHNPSLHLWARSWVNSDEDQPMGGIPDCLHFKEHLNQDSNPETYITSEHSYQKPPGTSLEHTQRDEQGTQTALHTTPFNINEEEVSSAIALSSCGNDSNLGSMEQARNCLQWQMNLLTHIEDIQNQLSGRMDLIEKELDVLESWLDFTGELEPPDPLARLPQLKCRIKQLLTDLGKVQQMSTLCSV; from the exons ATGAGCAAGAAACCTCCAAATCGACCGGGGATCGCTTTTGAAGTTGGAGCCAGGGTAGAGGCCCAAGACTACCTACAGAAATG GTACCCTTCACGAATTGAGAAGATTGATTATGATGAGGGAAAGATGCTTGTGCATTTTGATCGTTGGAGTCATCGGTACGATGAATGGATTCTCTGGGACAGCAAGAGACTTCGGCCATTAGAGAGACCAGCACTCCGCAAAGAGGGTGTCAAAGAAGAAGAGATGTCT GAATTGAGAGATGGTGAGGAAGTGCTTGCTCGATGGACAGATTGCCGCTATTACCCTGCCAAGATTGAAAGTATCAACAAGGAAG GCACTTACACTGTACAGTTTTATGATGGAGTCATACGCTGTGTGAAAAGAATCCATATCAAGTCCATGCCTGAAGATGCAAAAGGACAA CAGGACTGGATTGCTCTGGTGAAGGCAGCCACAGCTGCAGCTAAGAGTAAAGGAGGGAGCCGGCCTCGCACAAGCGCCAACAGCAACAAGGACAGAGAGGACAGGAAGGAACAGCGGTCGGATGAAGAGCTTGATAACGAGGAGGATGAGGATTCTGAATCAGAGAAACTCG CAGCAGACCTGGAGTCAGAAGAAGAGGACAGTAAACCAGCTGCTAAGGATGTTGAATCTACTGCGATGAAGAGGAGAAGCAAAAGACAAGGCAACATGTGTAGCAGGAAAAGGACTCGCCTTAGCAAAGGGACAG GATGTCCTGACACTGAGTCTGAAAGCAAAACGGAGCCAAAAGAGCTTCCAGTGACCACACAGCAG AAAATGTCAGGAGAAGCTAGTCTAGCAGAGGAGAGACCCCAGTCTGCCAGTGACCAGAGAGCCCCAGCACCCCTTTCTACTCCTGCTCCTTCCCCGTGCAAGTCTCGCTCCAGGAGGTTTAAGCATGACTCGGGAGAGTCCACTTCCAGCAGTCAGAACATAACCACAGCTCCTGAACCCAGTCCTTCACCCAGCTCGACACAAACCCTCCCAGACAGCGCACACACTG CCCCTCTCAACTCCCCCCAGAGAAGGAGACGATCTCAGCGTTTAGTGACAAGCTCTGACCAGACCTCCCCTAACTCACCGCACATGAGGGATTCCATCTCCCACCCTCCACCCACAGACAGCTCTCAGAAAACTA ATGAAGACTGCTGCACTGCAGTCAAAACAGAAGCTTCTTCACAAAAGCCAGTTTCAGGAAGCACATCATCAGCCCCACCCGCTGGCAGTGCTCATTCACCAATCGCTGAGAAGGACAAGATGACTGACATGTTGCCTAGTAATCAAACAGCACTTGGAGAGAACTCTCCTTCTATAGTGATAG CTGCTGGTCAGAAACTTCCTTCCAGGATGCCTAAAACCAACAAACATACCAGAGAGCCAA TTATAAATACCAAGAAGTCTGATGACCCCACTGCTCCCAATGAGTCTCTAATAGATCTGGACCATAATAAATTTAAGTGTAAAGTCCCTGGCTGCTCTAAAGCATTCCGGAAAGCAAAGCTGCTGGACTATCACCTGAAGTACTATCATAACACAGAAAAGGAAATGGATGGCAAGGTCTGCTCACCAGAGAGGATGGGCCGCACCAGGGCCACATCTGCTTCCATGCCTACAAGCACCCTGTCCGATACCCCAGAAAACAAGAGACGCAGGACCGTCTCCACTTCTTCCTGTAGGTTTCCCTATGGAT CTCTGTCGTCTCAGGGCTTCATGCTTCAAATGGACAGCACTGGCTATGTGCGGCCTCCTAAGTTTTGTAAAAAGAAACGTTCTTCTGCCTCTATCAGTTCAGACAGTACAGAGGTGTCTCTACCACCTCCACCCTTTGATAACCACCATGACAGGTTTCTCAAGAAGGACAAGCACCTAGATGCAG CAGGACTATGTATAAAGACAGAGCGAAAATTCAAACTAGAGGAAAAATGTCAGTTGTTTG CGaaaaagagagataaagacaGGCGGGACAGAAAAGAGAAGGACCTTTTCAGAATtaaacagaagaaaaagaaaaaaaagaagaagaaatcgAAACAACACT GTTATTCAGACCTGGAAGAGATGTCATTGGCTTACCTGGATAGACAGTCTTCCCCGCTACATCATTCTTCCTCCAGTGCCTTTTCAAAGCACAGCACCTTCCAATACCCTCGTGCCATACTGTCTGTCGACCTTACTGGGGAGA ACCTGTCAGACATTGACTTCCTGGAGGACTCGACCACTGAGAGTTTGCTGTTCAGTGGAGATGAGTATAACCAGGATTTAGACTCTATCGCCATGGAGGACTTCcaggatgaggatgatgatggtgatgatgagaTTGTCCGCTGTATCTGTGAGATGGATGAAGAAAACGGCTTCATGATTCAG TGTGAGGAGTGTATGTGCTGGCAGCACAGTGTGTGTATGGGACTTTTGGAGGACAGCATCCCCGAACAATACATCTGTTACATCTGCAGAGACCCTCCAG GTCAGAGGTGGAGTGCTAAATACCGTCATGATAAAGACTGGCTCCAAAAGGGCCACATGTATGGGCTATCCTTCCTCACAGAGAACTACTCGCATCAGAATGCCAAGAAGATTGTTTCCACTCACCAGCTTCTGGCTGATGTTTACAGTGTTAAAAACCTGCTCCATGGCCTTCAGCTCAAGATGGACATCTTACA GAACAAACATAACCCAAGTTTGCACTTATGGGCTCGGTCTTGGGTGAACTCTGATGAAGACCAGCCTATGGGGGGCATTCCAGACTGCTTACATTTCAAAGAGCACCTCAACCAGGACTCAAACCCTGAAACCTATATCACTAGCGAGCACAGCTACCAGAAACCTCCCGGAACAAGCCTTGAACACACTCAAAGGGATGAGCAGGGGACCCAAACAGCCTTGCACACCACACCATTTAATATAAATGAAGAAGAG GTAAGCAGTGCCATTGCACTGTCTAGCTGTGGAAATGACAGCAACCTGGGGTCCATGGAACAGGCCAGGAACTGCCTGCAGTGGCAGATGAACCTGCTTACACACATAGAAGACATTCAGAACCAGCTCTCAGGCCGCATGGACCTCATCGAGAAAGAGCTTGATG tGCTGGAGAGTTGGTTGGACTTCACGGGTGAATTGGAGCCTCCTGATCCCTTGGCCCGACTTCCACAGCTCAAGTGCCGAATCAAACAACTTCTGACGGACCTGGGAAAAGTACAGCAGATGAGCACCCTCTGCTCTGTGTGA
- the LOC127452817 gene encoding PHD finger protein 20-like protein 1 isoform X7 — MSKKPPNRPGIAFEVGARVEAQDYLQKWYPSRIEKIDYDEGKMLVHFDRWSHRYDEWILWDSKRLRPLERPALRKEGVKEEEMSERLSEMRASRLRELPGSSESTEDQKDLSQQRQELRDGEEVLARWTDCRYYPAKIESINKEGTYTVQFYDGVIRCVKRIHIKSMPEDAKGQQDWIALVKAATAAAKSKGGSRPRTSANSNKDREDRKEQRSDEELDNEEDEDSESEKLADLESEEEDSKPAAKDVESTAMKRRSKRQGNMCSRKRTRLSKGTGCPDTESESKTEPKELPVTTQQKMSGEASLAEERPQSASDQRAPAPLSTPAPSPCKSRSRRFKHDSGESTSSSQNITTAPEPSPSPSSTQTLPDSAHTAPLNSPQRRRRSQRLVTSSDQTSPNSPHMRDSISHPPPTDSSQKTNEDCCTAVKTEASSQKPVSGSTSSAPPAGSAHSPIAEKDKMTDMLPSNQTALGENSPSIVIAAGQKLPSRMPKTNKHTREPIINTKKSDDPTAPNESLIDLDHNKFKCKVPGCSKAFRKAKLLDYHLKYYHNTEKEMDGKVCSPERMGRTRATSASMPTSTLSDTPENKRRRTVSTSSSLSSQGFMLQMDSTGYVRPPKFCKKKRSSASISSDSTEVSLPPPPFDNHHDRFLKKDKHLDAGLCIKTERKFKLEEKCQLFAKKRDKDRRDRKEKDLFRIKQKKKKKKKKKSKQHCYSDLEEMSLAYLDRQSSPLHHSSSSAFSKHSTFQYPRAILSVDLTGENLSDIDFLEDSTTESLLFSGDEYNQDLDSIAMEDFQDEDDDGDDEIVRCICEMDEENGFMIQCEECMCWQHSVCMGLLEDSIPEQYICYICRDPPGQRWSAKYRHDKDWLQKGHMYGLSFLTENYSHQNAKKIVSTHQLLADVYSVKNLLHGLQLKMDILQNKHNPSLHLWARSWVNSDEDQPMGGIPDCLHFKEHLNQDSNPETYITSEHSYQKPPGTSLEHTQRDEQGTQTALHTTPFNINEEEVSSAIALSSCGNDSNLGSMEQARNCLQWQMNLLTHIEDIQNQLSGRMDLIEKELDVLESWLDFTGELEPPDPLARLPQLKCRIKQLLTDLGKVQQMSTLCSV, encoded by the exons ATGAGCAAGAAACCTCCAAATCGACCGGGGATCGCTTTTGAAGTTGGAGCCAGGGTAGAGGCCCAAGACTACCTACAGAAATG GTACCCTTCACGAATTGAGAAGATTGATTATGATGAGGGAAAGATGCTTGTGCATTTTGATCGTTGGAGTCATCGGTACGATGAATGGATTCTCTGGGACAGCAAGAGACTTCGGCCATTAGAGAGACCAGCACTCCGCAAAGAGGGTGTCAAAGAAGAAGAGATGTCT GAGAGACTCAGCGAGATGAGAGCATCTCGCCTTCGTGAGCTCCCTGGAAGTTCAGAGAGTACAGAGGACCAAAAAGACTTATCCCAGCAGAGACAA GAATTGAGAGATGGTGAGGAAGTGCTTGCTCGATGGACAGATTGCCGCTATTACCCTGCCAAGATTGAAAGTATCAACAAGGAAG GCACTTACACTGTACAGTTTTATGATGGAGTCATACGCTGTGTGAAAAGAATCCATATCAAGTCCATGCCTGAAGATGCAAAAGGACAA CAGGACTGGATTGCTCTGGTGAAGGCAGCCACAGCTGCAGCTAAGAGTAAAGGAGGGAGCCGGCCTCGCACAAGCGCCAACAGCAACAAGGACAGAGAGGACAGGAAGGAACAGCGGTCGGATGAAGAGCTTGATAACGAGGAGGATGAGGATTCTGAATCAGAGAAACTCG CAGACCTGGAGTCAGAAGAAGAGGACAGTAAACCAGCTGCTAAGGATGTTGAATCTACTGCGATGAAGAGGAGAAGCAAAAGACAAGGCAACATGTGTAGCAGGAAAAGGACTCGCCTTAGCAAAGGGACAG GATGTCCTGACACTGAGTCTGAAAGCAAAACGGAGCCAAAAGAGCTTCCAGTGACCACACAGCAG AAAATGTCAGGAGAAGCTAGTCTAGCAGAGGAGAGACCCCAGTCTGCCAGTGACCAGAGAGCCCCAGCACCCCTTTCTACTCCTGCTCCTTCCCCGTGCAAGTCTCGCTCCAGGAGGTTTAAGCATGACTCGGGAGAGTCCACTTCCAGCAGTCAGAACATAACCACAGCTCCTGAACCCAGTCCTTCACCCAGCTCGACACAAACCCTCCCAGACAGCGCACACACTG CCCCTCTCAACTCCCCCCAGAGAAGGAGACGATCTCAGCGTTTAGTGACAAGCTCTGACCAGACCTCCCCTAACTCACCGCACATGAGGGATTCCATCTCCCACCCTCCACCCACAGACAGCTCTCAGAAAACTA ATGAAGACTGCTGCACTGCAGTCAAAACAGAAGCTTCTTCACAAAAGCCAGTTTCAGGAAGCACATCATCAGCCCCACCCGCTGGCAGTGCTCATTCACCAATCGCTGAGAAGGACAAGATGACTGACATGTTGCCTAGTAATCAAACAGCACTTGGAGAGAACTCTCCTTCTATAGTGATAG CTGCTGGTCAGAAACTTCCTTCCAGGATGCCTAAAACCAACAAACATACCAGAGAGCCAA TTATAAATACCAAGAAGTCTGATGACCCCACTGCTCCCAATGAGTCTCTAATAGATCTGGACCATAATAAATTTAAGTGTAAAGTCCCTGGCTGCTCTAAAGCATTCCGGAAAGCAAAGCTGCTGGACTATCACCTGAAGTACTATCATAACACAGAAAAGGAAATGGATGGCAAGGTCTGCTCACCAGAGAGGATGGGCCGCACCAGGGCCACATCTGCTTCCATGCCTACAAGCACCCTGTCCGATACCCCAGAAAACAAGAGACGCAGGACCGTCTCCACTTCTTCCT CTCTGTCGTCTCAGGGCTTCATGCTTCAAATGGACAGCACTGGCTATGTGCGGCCTCCTAAGTTTTGTAAAAAGAAACGTTCTTCTGCCTCTATCAGTTCAGACAGTACAGAGGTGTCTCTACCACCTCCACCCTTTGATAACCACCATGACAGGTTTCTCAAGAAGGACAAGCACCTAGATGCAG GACTATGTATAAAGACAGAGCGAAAATTCAAACTAGAGGAAAAATGTCAGTTGTTTG CGaaaaagagagataaagacaGGCGGGACAGAAAAGAGAAGGACCTTTTCAGAATtaaacagaagaaaaagaaaaaaaagaagaagaaatcgAAACAACACT GTTATTCAGACCTGGAAGAGATGTCATTGGCTTACCTGGATAGACAGTCTTCCCCGCTACATCATTCTTCCTCCAGTGCCTTTTCAAAGCACAGCACCTTCCAATACCCTCGTGCCATACTGTCTGTCGACCTTACTGGGGAGA ACCTGTCAGACATTGACTTCCTGGAGGACTCGACCACTGAGAGTTTGCTGTTCAGTGGAGATGAGTATAACCAGGATTTAGACTCTATCGCCATGGAGGACTTCcaggatgaggatgatgatggtgatgatgagaTTGTCCGCTGTATCTGTGAGATGGATGAAGAAAACGGCTTCATGATTCAG TGTGAGGAGTGTATGTGCTGGCAGCACAGTGTGTGTATGGGACTTTTGGAGGACAGCATCCCCGAACAATACATCTGTTACATCTGCAGAGACCCTCCAG GTCAGAGGTGGAGTGCTAAATACCGTCATGATAAAGACTGGCTCCAAAAGGGCCACATGTATGGGCTATCCTTCCTCACAGAGAACTACTCGCATCAGAATGCCAAGAAGATTGTTTCCACTCACCAGCTTCTGGCTGATGTTTACAGTGTTAAAAACCTGCTCCATGGCCTTCAGCTCAAGATGGACATCTTACA GAACAAACATAACCCAAGTTTGCACTTATGGGCTCGGTCTTGGGTGAACTCTGATGAAGACCAGCCTATGGGGGGCATTCCAGACTGCTTACATTTCAAAGAGCACCTCAACCAGGACTCAAACCCTGAAACCTATATCACTAGCGAGCACAGCTACCAGAAACCTCCCGGAACAAGCCTTGAACACACTCAAAGGGATGAGCAGGGGACCCAAACAGCCTTGCACACCACACCATTTAATATAAATGAAGAAGAG GTAAGCAGTGCCATTGCACTGTCTAGCTGTGGAAATGACAGCAACCTGGGGTCCATGGAACAGGCCAGGAACTGCCTGCAGTGGCAGATGAACCTGCTTACACACATAGAAGACATTCAGAACCAGCTCTCAGGCCGCATGGACCTCATCGAGAAAGAGCTTGATG tGCTGGAGAGTTGGTTGGACTTCACGGGTGAATTGGAGCCTCCTGATCCCTTGGCCCGACTTCCACAGCTCAAGTGCCGAATCAAACAACTTCTGACGGACCTGGGAAAAGTACAGCAGATGAGCACCCTCTGCTCTGTGTGA
- the LOC127452817 gene encoding PHD finger protein 20-like protein 1 isoform X9, translated as MRASRLRELPGSSESTEDQKDLSQQRQELRDGEEVLARWTDCRYYPAKIESINKEGTYTVQFYDGVIRCVKRIHIKSMPEDAKGQQDWIALVKAATAAAKSKGGSRPRTSANSNKDREDRKEQRSDEELDNEEDEDSESEKLAADLESEEEDSKPAAKDVESTAMKRRSKRQGNMCSRKRTRLSKGTGCPDTESESKTEPKELPVTTQQKMSGEASLAEERPQSASDQRAPAPLSTPAPSPCKSRSRRFKHDSGESTSSSQNITTAPEPSPSPSSTQTLPDSAHTAPLNSPQRRRRSQRLVTSSDQTSPNSPHMRDSISHPPPTDSSQKTNEDCCTAVKTEASSQKPVSGSTSSAPPAGSAHSPIAEKDKMTDMLPSNQTALGENSPSIVIAAGQKLPSRMPKTNKHTREPIINTKKSDDPTAPNESLIDLDHNKFKCKVPGCSKAFRKAKLLDYHLKYYHNTEKEMDGKVCSPERMGRTRATSASMPTSTLSDTPENKRRRTVSTSSCRFPYGSLSSQGFMLQMDSTGYVRPPKFCKKKRSSASISSDSTEVSLPPPPFDNHHDRFLKKDKHLDAAGLCIKTERKFKLEEKCQLFAKKRDKDRRDRKEKDLFRIKQKKKKKKKKKSKQHCYSDLEEMSLAYLDRQSSPLHHSSSSAFSKHSTFQYPRAILSVDLTGENLSDIDFLEDSTTESLLFSGDEYNQDLDSIAMEDFQDEDDDGDDEIVRCICEMDEENGFMIQCEECMCWQHSVCMGLLEDSIPEQYICYICRDPPGQRWSAKYRHDKDWLQKGHMYGLSFLTENYSHQNAKKIVSTHQLLADVYSVKNLLHGLQLKMDILQNKHNPSLHLWARSWVNSDEDQPMGGIPDCLHFKEHLNQDSNPETYITSEHSYQKPPGTSLEHTQRDEQGTQTALHTTPFNINEEEVSSAIALSSCGNDSNLGSMEQARNCLQWQMNLLTHIEDIQNQLSGRMDLIEKELDVLESWLDFTGELEPPDPLARLPQLKCRIKQLLTDLGKVQQMSTLCSV; from the exons ATGAGAGCATCTCGCCTTCGTGAGCTCCCTGGAAGTTCAGAGAGTACAGAGGACCAAAAAGACTTATCCCAGCAGAGACAA GAATTGAGAGATGGTGAGGAAGTGCTTGCTCGATGGACAGATTGCCGCTATTACCCTGCCAAGATTGAAAGTATCAACAAGGAAG GCACTTACACTGTACAGTTTTATGATGGAGTCATACGCTGTGTGAAAAGAATCCATATCAAGTCCATGCCTGAAGATGCAAAAGGACAA CAGGACTGGATTGCTCTGGTGAAGGCAGCCACAGCTGCAGCTAAGAGTAAAGGAGGGAGCCGGCCTCGCACAAGCGCCAACAGCAACAAGGACAGAGAGGACAGGAAGGAACAGCGGTCGGATGAAGAGCTTGATAACGAGGAGGATGAGGATTCTGAATCAGAGAAACTCG CAGCAGACCTGGAGTCAGAAGAAGAGGACAGTAAACCAGCTGCTAAGGATGTTGAATCTACTGCGATGAAGAGGAGAAGCAAAAGACAAGGCAACATGTGTAGCAGGAAAAGGACTCGCCTTAGCAAAGGGACAG GATGTCCTGACACTGAGTCTGAAAGCAAAACGGAGCCAAAAGAGCTTCCAGTGACCACACAGCAG AAAATGTCAGGAGAAGCTAGTCTAGCAGAGGAGAGACCCCAGTCTGCCAGTGACCAGAGAGCCCCAGCACCCCTTTCTACTCCTGCTCCTTCCCCGTGCAAGTCTCGCTCCAGGAGGTTTAAGCATGACTCGGGAGAGTCCACTTCCAGCAGTCAGAACATAACCACAGCTCCTGAACCCAGTCCTTCACCCAGCTCGACACAAACCCTCCCAGACAGCGCACACACTG CCCCTCTCAACTCCCCCCAGAGAAGGAGACGATCTCAGCGTTTAGTGACAAGCTCTGACCAGACCTCCCCTAACTCACCGCACATGAGGGATTCCATCTCCCACCCTCCACCCACAGACAGCTCTCAGAAAACTA ATGAAGACTGCTGCACTGCAGTCAAAACAGAAGCTTCTTCACAAAAGCCAGTTTCAGGAAGCACATCATCAGCCCCACCCGCTGGCAGTGCTCATTCACCAATCGCTGAGAAGGACAAGATGACTGACATGTTGCCTAGTAATCAAACAGCACTTGGAGAGAACTCTCCTTCTATAGTGATAG CTGCTGGTCAGAAACTTCCTTCCAGGATGCCTAAAACCAACAAACATACCAGAGAGCCAA TTATAAATACCAAGAAGTCTGATGACCCCACTGCTCCCAATGAGTCTCTAATAGATCTGGACCATAATAAATTTAAGTGTAAAGTCCCTGGCTGCTCTAAAGCATTCCGGAAAGCAAAGCTGCTGGACTATCACCTGAAGTACTATCATAACACAGAAAAGGAAATGGATGGCAAGGTCTGCTCACCAGAGAGGATGGGCCGCACCAGGGCCACATCTGCTTCCATGCCTACAAGCACCCTGTCCGATACCCCAGAAAACAAGAGACGCAGGACCGTCTCCACTTCTTCCTGTAGGTTTCCCTATGGAT CTCTGTCGTCTCAGGGCTTCATGCTTCAAATGGACAGCACTGGCTATGTGCGGCCTCCTAAGTTTTGTAAAAAGAAACGTTCTTCTGCCTCTATCAGTTCAGACAGTACAGAGGTGTCTCTACCACCTCCACCCTTTGATAACCACCATGACAGGTTTCTCAAGAAGGACAAGCACCTAGATGCAG CAGGACTATGTATAAAGACAGAGCGAAAATTCAAACTAGAGGAAAAATGTCAGTTGTTTG CGaaaaagagagataaagacaGGCGGGACAGAAAAGAGAAGGACCTTTTCAGAATtaaacagaagaaaaagaaaaaaaagaagaagaaatcgAAACAACACT GTTATTCAGACCTGGAAGAGATGTCATTGGCTTACCTGGATAGACAGTCTTCCCCGCTACATCATTCTTCCTCCAGTGCCTTTTCAAAGCACAGCACCTTCCAATACCCTCGTGCCATACTGTCTGTCGACCTTACTGGGGAGA ACCTGTCAGACATTGACTTCCTGGAGGACTCGACCACTGAGAGTTTGCTGTTCAGTGGAGATGAGTATAACCAGGATTTAGACTCTATCGCCATGGAGGACTTCcaggatgaggatgatgatggtgatgatgagaTTGTCCGCTGTATCTGTGAGATGGATGAAGAAAACGGCTTCATGATTCAG TGTGAGGAGTGTATGTGCTGGCAGCACAGTGTGTGTATGGGACTTTTGGAGGACAGCATCCCCGAACAATACATCTGTTACATCTGCAGAGACCCTCCAG GTCAGAGGTGGAGTGCTAAATACCGTCATGATAAAGACTGGCTCCAAAAGGGCCACATGTATGGGCTATCCTTCCTCACAGAGAACTACTCGCATCAGAATGCCAAGAAGATTGTTTCCACTCACCAGCTTCTGGCTGATGTTTACAGTGTTAAAAACCTGCTCCATGGCCTTCAGCTCAAGATGGACATCTTACA GAACAAACATAACCCAAGTTTGCACTTATGGGCTCGGTCTTGGGTGAACTCTGATGAAGACCAGCCTATGGGGGGCATTCCAGACTGCTTACATTTCAAAGAGCACCTCAACCAGGACTCAAACCCTGAAACCTATATCACTAGCGAGCACAGCTACCAGAAACCTCCCGGAACAAGCCTTGAACACACTCAAAGGGATGAGCAGGGGACCCAAACAGCCTTGCACACCACACCATTTAATATAAATGAAGAAGAG GTAAGCAGTGCCATTGCACTGTCTAGCTGTGGAAATGACAGCAACCTGGGGTCCATGGAACAGGCCAGGAACTGCCTGCAGTGGCAGATGAACCTGCTTACACACATAGAAGACATTCAGAACCAGCTCTCAGGCCGCATGGACCTCATCGAGAAAGAGCTTGATG tGCTGGAGAGTTGGTTGGACTTCACGGGTGAATTGGAGCCTCCTGATCCCTTGGCCCGACTTCCACAGCTCAAGTGCCGAATCAAACAACTTCTGACGGACCTGGGAAAAGTACAGCAGATGAGCACCCTCTGCTCTGTGTGA